ATtgctaaaattgaatttaaataaatgaatattaaggCTTCAAAAAGGCATCACAAAATGATAGTTATTCTTTCTAGCTGCATTTTTAACTTCGGATCACAATgctgaataaatattaaaaatgaatataaaaaataaatattacattgaAAGATATTGTGAGTGATTTATTTACGTTATTCCTGGATCAAAAATTGTCTCGACTCTAAAAATAATTcgaataaatatgaaagattCGATATACTTGTGTTTTCAGAAAATATTCCAAATCTGTGACTGTAACTGTTACCTAAAGTTTTACTTTAAGTGTCTGAGTTACTGTTAAGATTTCTATTCAAAATGGTTCAATGCAGGGTAAGGGTATATCAAAGTCGACAATTGCAAGTGTTTCTTTAATTACATGCTGTAATTAGTCAAGGGCAGAgatatacactcacacacactcacacacatacactcccCACAAATACATTCGCATTTGCAAATGACTGATGCGCATTTTACAGTTAGACTATTCGCAGTTTTAGCAGCCGGCTTTTAAGCCACTCGACAGAGAGTTGCCAACGTCTAGACCAAATGGGAATTTATGCATCCGATAGACATCTTAATTGCTGGGGATTATGGTTTAGAGGCAGTGCGCGTGGTGTACTTAAAACTTACATGGAATTCATTAGCCTCGGGACTTTATTGAATCAGTaccaaagagagaaaaaaatgatGAAGAAATGGAAATCAAGTGAAATAAGTCTGCTTTATTCAAGATATATATTCTAGCAGCTCAGTAATAACATTAAGAGTACATGCAGGAAAATTTATGACTAAATATATGCTAGGAATAGAAGCGGCTATATTAATTGACCACAACTTGAATTGTTATTTTGCTTGCGCTGGAACCAGCCGAGATGCTTCTGCTGCTCTTATCACAGTTATGTACCTGTCCCCCACCCCATTTCCCTAGATTCCGAACTCTGGAATTGACCAACTTGAAGTGCTTTCAATAAGGGCACGTTCTGTAGATAACGCACTTGATGGCGGCTTTTGGCCAACATTAACACCACGGTCTATGGCTCCATTGGCATCGTCTTTTGTGCCGGCTACGCCAATTCAATTTGGCTCTTAGACCTTTCAGCGTAGTCGATGTCTTGAGCGTTTTGGTCTTTGCCTTACGCACTTTCCCACTGCCTGTGGCGCCCTCGCCGTTGCTGCCACAGTGGCTGCCCCTTCCTCGCCGGCAAGTGCTCCACTTGTCTGTGGCTCTGACTGCCTCGTGATGCGCGTCAACTTGAGACGTGATCGGGAGAGACCAGAGAGCCAGCAGCATCAAAGCCATCACTTGACTGACAGCTCAGCTCATCAATGGCTCCCATTGCTGGCTGAGACAGACTCGCAGGATGTTGGCATTTATGGCGAGTGGGGAGTTCGTGTTGTTCCTCTGGCCACTGCAATTCCGCCTCCAACAGTGAGTGGGCATCTCCCACTGACGATAATTGCGATATTTGTGTTTGCAGTGTTCGATGTGGCTGAGGAAGCGGATGTGGATGCGAGTACGGATGTGCCACAGCTGTGGCTGCCACTATGGCTGCCTCAACTCCGGTGGCACGTGTTGCAAACAAATCTTGTCGACTGCGACTCTGTGTACTCAGCAATGTGGCATGCGAGCTGCCATGTTGCAAGCGCTGAGAGCCGCGTGCCCCACCGCCAACTGTGTTGCCACCTGCTGCTCCATTGATGCTGCTGCCATTTAAGGTGGTCAACGTGGTGGTCGTACGTACGCTGTCCTGCAGAGAAGATTAGAATATGAGCCCCGTATCACTATGTATGTGTTTGAACATTGAATATAATTGCGAGTATTCACCGTATGCAGGCGCATTGAACCCGTCTGATTGCGTCGCAGGGCGCTGTAGGTGTGCGGTAATCCCTGACCCTGATGCTTCCCCGACAGACGGAACTGTCGCGCCAATGTGACCTGCAGgtcaaacatacaaacatacatacaccgATAAGAAACatcttctaaaatcaagattttggtctcaaaactaacaattttggttcaaaaaaatgcgtcaagaaaataaaaatcttggattaagaaaacacatcttggtgttgagaacattttaaatagaacCAAGTtcgtattttaataataaatgttcttaaaattaaaataaaatataaaaatcttaaattgttttattttgtcttggttattttataaaaattattttaatttgttacatgAGTGggatttaacaatttaagatttttattcttgtattaagaacattgattttttagattaatattgtTAGTATTTGTAATATAGTCTTAAGATGTTCATATTTTcagatcaaaatatttaagatgaatgttctcgATTTTAGaagttcttctttttttcagtgtacattCAATCAATCATATTACAGCAATCAATCACACGACACTTACCTTGAAGGCCTCGCGAAACTTATGGCTCATAATGTTATATAACAGGGATTGATGCACGTGGAGAAAGTAGAGCACGCCGGATGTATAGTTCAATATGTTGAAGACATCGTTGAACCACTGTGACTCGATGCCAGAGGTTGACCCATAAACCGCCATCAAGCGCTGGGCATGAAAGGGCGCCCAGCAAATGAAGAAggcaacagccacagccactGCACATGTCCAAATTGATAACTTGTCAACTACTTGCCGCCCATAGTCACGCCCCCCCTGTAACTCACCCAACATCCGTATAACACGCGTTTGGGCGCTGATGCCACGGTTCACATCGAAGGATCGCCTTGGCAACGCCTGCAGCAATCGACTCCGCTTCAGTTTTATTCCAATCAGCACGTAGAGTACACAGATGGCAGTCATCGGTccgccaaaaaacaaaaagcccGAAACAGCGAACACATGTGCAAAAAAGTCATTATTCATCtgccaaaaatttataaaaaaatttatataaataaataataacaagaaaaatGTTCGAACATCGGTAGGACGAATATTTAATACCCTTACGGAATCTTGTTGTAGATATTATGATGAATGTAATCGAATGTATTTTAGTGGTCTAAAAGATCATTTAAGTTCAATTTGGTGATCAGGATATcttcaaaagcaaaaagccttcaatattaataaaactttaataaaataaatagctgaaaattaaaattaacttacaAAAAACATCATTATTCAAAGAATCATTCCTGTAACAGTCTTATAATCTAATGGTCTGTCTTAAAAAGGTGTTAAATAGCTGTAAATATCCTATTTTAATGAAGATatgcttaaaaacaaaaaataagttgaTATAATCCTGAGATTTCAGCTAATTATTCCTATGAGAGATATATGATAAAGATGTGCTAATAACACCAAAATGTATCTGAATATGTGGTGATAAATGTTACTTGGATCTTGTGagtaaaatgaatatatatgttaaaaacaaaatagttttcttataaagttttcttctaattttgataaaagtaTGACAAAATAcgttaaacataaaaaatatgaattaaagatattttcaaaattaaatattttttcgcaTAAATgctagaaattaaatattccttTGTTTATggctacaaaataattatacgTATACTATAcctaatttcattatttattcttttaaaccAATTGACTTCTGAATAACTTCTGTTTAACCGACTTTAGCATACCTCAACTATAATAAATCTCGTCAATAAAGTTTTGCAACCTTATGGAATTTTCTATAAGGGCAAAGTGCAAGTGGGCTAACAACATTTACCGTACACGATGAACTAGCGTCTTGTGTCACGACCGAGAATTGAATGGCCTGTGGCAGGGCCAAGAGGAGGGCGGCAATCCAAATGGCAAAGATGAATTTTATGGCACGCGACAGCTTCGACATAGTGTGTTGCCTATTGGGAACCGACATCAATCAAATCAATGGCAAGGCCAGAAGACTCTCACTTACCTGAACGGATGACAGATGGCAATATAACGCTCCACGGTGAAGGAGGTGATGGTGAGGACGGTGGCATTGGCTGCCGTCTCGGAGAGCACACTCTCCAATATACAAATGCTGTCCGAGAAGGGATAGTTGTTGGGCTGCCACAGATTATACAGATCCTGTGGCATGCCTGTAAGTGTTCGATGTTTAGATAAAGGTCAAAGCATGTTCTAGTTGGCTAAAACATACCCGAGCATAGAAGTATCAGATCCGATATGGCCAAATTGAATAGATAGAAGTTTGTGGCCGTGTGCATGAAATTGTTGCGTGAGATCACAATGCAGGTAATTAGATTCCCCAGAATGCCGGCAATAAAGATTAGGGCATAACCCACACTCAGAGTGGCCAAGAGGCCCATGCTGGTGGCCATTGTGGGTTGTGACTGCTCCAGATGATCCTGCGCCTTCAATCCTTGCAAAAGGCTGGTCAAATTGTCAGCTGATATGTTCAACACTTGGGTTATATTCAAAAAGAATTTCTCACTGTGAAGCATCTGCAGATCTGACAAAAGGGGCGTGGCCCCCGCAGACATATTTGTTGCCCACATCTCGTCTgacatgtgtctgtgtgtgtgagtgcgtgtgtgtgtgtgtaagtgtatcCTCGCagtttaaaatatcatttgaAAGTCCAAGTGGACAGACAgctatgaaaatattaaaaaggaCAAATTTACAAGACTGaatttctaaaacaaactttgcACATCAATATTTCGTTAGAGGAGctagctctctctctttctctctctgtctctgtctctcgtGTTTGTTAAACCTGCCGCCCAGAAATCAACATTAGCCAATTTAAGGATTCAGTGGCAGGCACTTGGTTAGTGGTTGGGCCTACCTGCCAGATTCTGTCAGGTTGCATGTCCTTGACAGATTCttgtgaaattaatttgcattactaagtggaaattaattgaaatattcgTAATATCAGAAACATCGACATGACAGGATAAGCTTTGGTTTTATG
The genomic region above belongs to Drosophila innubila isolate TH190305 chromosome 3R unlocalized genomic scaffold, UK_Dinn_1.0 2_E_3R, whole genome shotgun sequence and contains:
- the LOC117792555 gene encoding neuromedin-U receptor 1, which codes for MSAGATPLLSDLQMLHSEKFFLNITQVLNISADNLTSLLQGLKAQDHLEQSQPTMATSMGLLATLSVGYALIFIAGILGNLITCIVISRNNFMHTATNFYLFNLAISDLILLCSGMPQDLYNLWQPNNYPFSDSICILESVLSETAANATVLTITSFTVERYIAICHPFRQHTMSKLSRAIKFIFAIWIAALLLALPQAIQFSVVTQDASSSCTMNNDFFAHVFAVSGFLFFGGPMTAICVLYVLIGIKLKRSRLLQALPRRSFDVNRGISAQTRVIRMLVAVAVAFFICWAPFHAQRLMAVYGSTSGIESQWFNDVFNILNYTSGVLYFLHVHQSLLYNIMSHKFREAFKVTLARQFRLSGKHQGQGLPHTYSALRRNQTGSMRLHTDSVRTTTTLTTLNGSSINGAAGGNTVGGGARGSQRLQHGSSHATLLSTQSRSRQDLFATRATGVEAAIVAATAVAHPYSHPHPLPQPHRTLQTQISQLSSVGDAHSLLEAELQWPEEQHELPTRHKCQHPASLSQPAMGAIDELSSITSQVDAHHEAVRATDKWSTCRRGRGSHCGSNGEGATGSGKVRKAKTKTLKTSTTLKGLRAKLNWRSRHKRRCQWSHRPWC